A single region of the Saprospiraceae bacterium genome encodes:
- a CDS encoding UvrD-helicase domain-containing protein, with the protein MMHLKIISAGAGSGKTYRLTNEMVELLKKGVRPSGIIATTFTKKAAAELQERVRVSLLEEGMTAAADELTNALIGTVHGLGVKLLRRFAFEAGVSPQVDIIADEDQQIMFNQSLSTVLTEERVQAMEHFSDRLGLNKRDFYDWRKEVRLLTEVARANNFTATVLEKSREQSFQTFAAYLGEVSKQSPAQFLEKLEKLLDQAINDIENNDDSTKKTETAVQILKAIHRDLHLRGDIYWYEWVKIGKIDVGAKSREDVAELKEFAFTHDTHPLFHQDIQSFTNLLFNIAIEALKEYDQYKKSRGLIDYTDMEVLINQLLDNKEVRVILEEELDLLMVDEFQDTSPIQLEIFLKLSRFAKHSVWVGDPKQSIYGFRGAEPRLMQAIIQQVGIKPEDIQVYSWRSREDIVLVTNSLFTKAFSELPAEQVALKPKRCKVPGPDCQNKTAEPIEMSEAIVHWHFQVDGDGRPPGQPWMENAIANSLKTWLERGVMIQPKGSKGYRQARPGDVAILCRSNAACQTMAEALHRAGIKAAIARNGLLQTAESKLILACLKYILHPDDSLSVAEILLLAAEMPIENIIENRLDYLQRIEGDKHPPLWAGEEPLIATLDQLRTQVGELSGAEILNLLLEELDLRRLIVSWGKTAQRLDNVDVLRRLALKYEEACNRLHTAASLGGLLLWLHDLENEKLDAQGSGEGPDAVQILTYHKSKGLEWPVVICHSLEGTLRADVWGIQIVAEMTEVDLNNVLGNRWLRYWVNPYSDQIRRTPLDERLAQSEAQATQTQLALQEEARLLYVGITRARDYLILPTGPRPTRWLNRVWHAGQEDYPTLEESSFETPWGWNDQFVNKETETFIYPRDFTTANPVAEHTNFIEPAVGKKEHSIFRIDLNKATPATVPRNGKVSTRATYATEINLLDDFDKYLLAKAIKAFHTADYLDYTAAQRRRMAEGIIQRFEVAEMIAPEALLQLGQHWRSFLQQQFHSKQVYRKYPIRHFHHQQLFETIIDLLLLTDRGLVVIQNTSYAGADKNLDKKAEALSDWLYLVKEALSSIFQTDQIETYVHFVLSANFYKVELS; encoded by the coding sequence ATGATGCACCTCAAAATCATCTCTGCCGGAGCTGGTAGTGGAAAAACCTACAGACTAACCAATGAAATGGTCGAATTGCTTAAAAAGGGCGTTCGGCCAAGTGGTATCATAGCGACTACCTTTACTAAAAAGGCGGCAGCGGAGCTTCAGGAGCGGGTACGGGTGAGCTTGCTGGAAGAAGGGATGACCGCAGCTGCAGATGAATTGACCAATGCTTTAATCGGAACCGTTCATGGGTTGGGGGTAAAACTTTTGCGGCGATTTGCCTTTGAAGCGGGTGTTTCGCCACAGGTAGACATCATCGCCGACGAGGATCAGCAAATCATGTTCAACCAGTCTTTGTCTACCGTTTTGACCGAGGAGCGGGTGCAGGCCATGGAGCATTTTAGTGACCGGCTCGGGTTGAATAAAAGGGATTTTTATGACTGGCGGAAAGAGGTGCGCTTATTGACGGAGGTCGCCAGGGCAAATAATTTCACAGCGACCGTATTAGAAAAAAGCAGAGAACAGTCTTTTCAAACCTTTGCGGCTTATTTGGGTGAAGTCTCTAAGCAAAGCCCTGCTCAGTTTTTAGAAAAGCTGGAAAAATTACTGGACCAAGCCATTAATGATATTGAAAACAATGATGATAGTACCAAAAAGACAGAGACTGCCGTTCAAATCCTAAAGGCGATTCACCGGGATTTGCATTTAAGGGGTGATATTTATTGGTACGAATGGGTGAAAATAGGCAAAATAGATGTGGGCGCTAAAAGCCGTGAGGATGTTGCCGAGCTCAAGGAATTTGCATTTACCCACGACACTCACCCCCTGTTTCATCAGGATATCCAATCCTTTACCAATCTATTGTTCAACATAGCCATTGAAGCCCTAAAAGAATACGATCAATATAAAAAAAGCCGTGGATTGATTGATTATACCGACATGGAGGTCTTGATTAATCAATTGTTAGATAACAAGGAGGTGCGCGTTATATTAGAGGAGGAATTGGACCTGCTCATGGTAGATGAATTTCAGGATACGAGTCCGATTCAATTAGAGATCTTTCTGAAGTTATCCCGGTTTGCCAAACATTCCGTTTGGGTAGGCGATCCCAAGCAATCCATTTATGGCTTCCGCGGGGCGGAACCACGGCTGATGCAGGCCATTATCCAGCAAGTAGGGATTAAACCGGAGGATATACAGGTGTATTCTTGGAGATCAAGAGAAGATATCGTATTGGTGACCAATTCCTTGTTTACCAAGGCTTTTTCGGAGCTTCCTGCCGAGCAGGTCGCCCTAAAGCCTAAAAGATGCAAAGTGCCTGGACCCGATTGTCAAAATAAAACGGCAGAACCCATTGAGATGAGTGAGGCTATCGTGCACTGGCATTTTCAGGTAGATGGCGATGGAAGGCCTCCGGGCCAGCCCTGGATGGAAAATGCGATTGCCAACAGCCTTAAAACATGGCTGGAAAGAGGCGTGATGATTCAACCAAAAGGGAGCAAAGGTTACCGCCAGGCCCGCCCCGGAGATGTCGCCATCCTTTGTCGCTCCAATGCCGCCTGCCAAACGATGGCCGAAGCCCTCCATCGAGCGGGAATCAAAGCCGCTATTGCTCGCAATGGCCTGTTGCAAACGGCAGAGTCCAAATTGATACTCGCTTGTTTGAAATATATTTTGCATCCCGATGATTCCCTATCGGTGGCTGAAATTTTGCTCCTCGCCGCTGAAATGCCCATCGAAAACATTATTGAAAACCGACTGGATTACCTACAACGGATAGAAGGAGATAAACATCCTCCGCTATGGGCGGGGGAGGAGCCGTTGATTGCAACCCTAGATCAATTGAGAACACAAGTCGGCGAACTATCTGGTGCCGAAATACTCAATCTTCTCCTAGAAGAACTGGACCTCCGGCGGCTCATCGTCAGTTGGGGCAAAACAGCTCAACGGCTGGATAATGTCGATGTATTGAGGCGACTGGCCCTGAAGTATGAAGAAGCCTGCAATCGCCTGCATACGGCTGCTTCTTTAGGAGGCTTATTGCTTTGGCTCCATGACCTGGAAAACGAAAAGCTAGATGCCCAAGGTTCTGGTGAAGGCCCTGATGCAGTCCAAATTCTAACTTACCATAAAAGCAAGGGCCTGGAATGGCCTGTGGTGATTTGCCATAGTCTGGAAGGCACCTTAAGGGCTGATGTATGGGGTATTCAAATTGTTGCCGAAATGACAGAAGTAGATTTGAATAATGTGCTGGGCAACAGGTGGTTGCGTTATTGGGTGAATCCTTATTCCGATCAAATTCGGCGGACGCCGTTGGATGAGCGATTGGCGCAAAGCGAAGCCCAGGCTACCCAAACGCAATTGGCCTTGCAAGAGGAAGCCCGCCTACTCTACGTCGGGATCACCCGGGCGCGGGACTACCTGATTCTCCCGACCGGCCCTAGGCCTACCCGCTGGTTGAACCGGGTTTGGCATGCAGGACAGGAAGATTATCCTACCTTAGAAGAAAGTAGTTTTGAGACTCCTTGGGGATGGAATGACCAATTTGTCAACAAAGAAACGGAGACTTTTATTTACCCCAGGGACTTTACAACGGCTAATCCTGTTGCCGAACATACTAACTTTATTGAGCCCGCAGTAGGCAAAAAAGAACATAGCATCTTCCGGATCGATCTCAATAAGGCAACCCCTGCTACTGTGCCGAGAAACGGAAAGGTAAGCACTCGGGCTACCTACGCCACTGAAATCAATTTATTAGACGATTTTGATAAATATTTGCTGGCTAAAGCTATCAAAGCTTTTCATACGGCCGATTACCTTGATTACACTGCGGCACAGCGAAGGCGTATGGCTGAAGGAATTATTCAACGCTTTGAAGTAGCAGAGATGATTGCGCCCGAAGCTTTATTACAGCTGGGGCAGCATTGGCGATCGTTTTTGCAACAGCAATTTCATTCCAAGCAAGTATATCGCAAATACCCCATTCGACATTTTCATCACCAGCAGTTGTTTGAAACGATTATCGACTTATTGCTGCTAACGGATAGAGGCCTGGTCGTCATTCAAAACACGAGTTATGCAGGAGCCGATAAAAACCTGGATAAAAAAGCAGAGGCTTTGTCAGATTGGCTTTATCTGGTGAAAGAAGCCTTGTCTAGCATTTTTCAAACCGATCAGATCGAAACATATGTGCATTTTGTATTAAGCGCAAACTTTTATAAAGTGGAGCTGAGCTAG
- the dcd gene encoding dCTP deaminase: MILSDKKILEGIASKAIVIEPFKRECLGTNSYDVHLGKWLAIYKDHILDAKKHNEIEHLEIPENGFVLHPNTLYLGVTEEYTETHNSVPFLEGKSSVGRLGIDIHATAGKGDVGFCNTWTLEISCTHPVRVYAGMPIGQLIYFSVEGEIENYYNKKSNAKYNERTIKPVESMMWKNKF; encoded by the coding sequence ATGATATTAAGTGATAAAAAGATACTGGAAGGGATCGCTAGTAAAGCCATTGTCATTGAACCCTTTAAGCGAGAATGTTTGGGGACCAATTCTTATGATGTGCATCTAGGCAAATGGTTGGCTATTTATAAAGACCATATTCTGGATGCCAAAAAGCACAACGAAATTGAGCACCTGGAAATTCCAGAAAATGGGTTTGTACTGCATCCCAATACCCTCTATTTGGGTGTGACGGAGGAATACACCGAAACCCATAATTCGGTTCCTTTTTTGGAAGGGAAGTCGAGTGTAGGGCGTTTGGGAATTGATATTCATGCAACGGCAGGAAAGGGAGATGTCGGTTTTTGTAACACCTGGACCCTGGAAATTTCCTGTACCCACCCCGTCAGGGTATATGCGGGTATGCCGATTGGGCAACTGATCTATTTCAGTGTAGAAGGGGAGATTGAGAATTATTACAACAAAAAAAGTAATGCCAAATACAATGAACGGACGATCAAGCCTGTGGAAAGTATGATGTGGAAAAATAAGTTTTAA
- a CDS encoding transglutaminase domain-containing protein, whose protein sequence is MEITLHLKQLVLLLLMACIAIVPLPTAGQVAMNWSKIDRHAQNAPKKWQQDLPLLTQYLTEATANDFEKVRAIYRWITLNISYDTAVLDGDQKRINKNISDILARQKAICMGYADLFKKMCELAGLSAQIIDGYSKGTLTSKPDLSTPDHSWNAVLINKQWYLIDATWGSSLLQQNPDFTTLTEDYFLSSPDQFILTHLPAMPMWQLLECPISTNIYKENMDSIKLYLQSCTNTFVYQDSIKHFLALTPPEQRLQAAAIAYHFNQTPKNKQAWGHALMDFAGILSDSIDLFQPSSQLAEIIDLQEKIIHLCETAHTHISMHQWQKELYAGAIINLVVARFQQAQTLDPPPPNLWEDLINMLETAKAILQTATDSYFTQMASKQCAEYIAVLKDYAR, encoded by the coding sequence ATGGAAATAACACTACACCTTAAACAGCTCGTGCTATTACTCCTAATGGCTTGTATTGCCATAGTCCCCTTGCCCACTGCTGGCCAGGTAGCCATGAATTGGAGTAAAATAGATCGCCATGCCCAAAATGCACCCAAAAAATGGCAGCAGGATCTACCGCTTTTGACCCAATACCTCACCGAAGCAACAGCCAATGATTTTGAAAAAGTCAGAGCCATTTATCGCTGGATCACGCTCAATATCAGTTATGATACCGCCGTACTTGATGGCGACCAAAAGCGGATTAATAAAAACATAAGCGACATCCTCGCTCGCCAAAAAGCTATCTGCATGGGCTACGCAGACCTTTTTAAAAAAATGTGCGAATTGGCGGGCCTTTCAGCGCAAATCATTGATGGGTATAGCAAGGGAACGCTTACCTCGAAACCAGACTTATCTACGCCAGATCATAGCTGGAATGCCGTTTTGATTAATAAGCAATGGTACCTGATAGATGCCACTTGGGGAAGTAGTCTCCTGCAGCAGAACCCAGATTTCACGACCCTAACAGAAGACTATTTTCTAAGCTCACCCGATCAATTCATTCTCACCCACCTACCTGCCATGCCAATGTGGCAATTATTGGAATGCCCTATATCGACCAATATATATAAGGAGAATATGGACTCCATTAAACTATACCTACAATCCTGTACCAACACCTTTGTTTATCAAGACAGCATCAAACACTTTCTGGCTTTGACACCACCCGAGCAGCGACTTCAAGCTGCTGCCATCGCCTATCATTTTAATCAAACACCTAAGAATAAACAAGCATGGGGACATGCCCTTATGGATTTCGCAGGCATCCTTTCAGACTCCATTGACCTTTTCCAGCCTAGTAGTCAGCTAGCAGAAATCATTGATTTACAAGAAAAGATCATTCACCTTTGTGAAACAGCCCACACACACATCTCCATGCACCAGTGGCAAAAAGAATTGTATGCGGGAGCGATCATCAATTTAGTGGTGGCTCGTTTTCAACAGGCACAAACTTTGGATCCCCCTCCCCCGAATCTCTGGGAAGATTTAATCAACATGCTTGAAACGGCAAAAGCTATTTTACAAACGGCGACCGACTCCTATTTTACGCAGATGGCTAGCAAGCAGTGCGCTGAATATATTGCCGTGCTGAAAGATTATGCACGTTAG
- a CDS encoding patatin-like phospholipase family protein produces MIEKLGIVLSGGGIRGIAHIGLLQALKENGIEPDYIAGASAGALVGAMYAAGYGPEESLELFRKTPLFKWSNYNLSRGKPGLFDSEKYSKYFLNYLPENSFKALQKRLFVAVTDICEGCWKILDRGPLISSLLASSALPPVFSPVVIDGVFYADGGIMNNFPLEPLEGLCHKIIGSHASPIRKVSSESLGNSFNLIQRSYELNLHVQTFQKYHRCNYVFSPDELYPFGMLNTGELEKVYQIGYEKALEQMPAIKMALGYQEGGRMAS; encoded by the coding sequence ATGATTGAAAAACTAGGTATCGTTTTATCAGGTGGAGGAATTAGAGGGATAGCCCATATTGGCCTCCTTCAAGCACTCAAAGAGAACGGTATAGAACCTGATTATATAGCAGGAGCTAGTGCAGGGGCACTGGTTGGCGCGATGTATGCTGCTGGGTACGGACCAGAAGAAAGCCTTGAATTATTTCGTAAAACACCTCTCTTCAAGTGGTCAAATTACAATCTTAGTAGAGGAAAACCTGGTTTGTTTGATTCGGAGAAATACAGTAAATACTTTTTGAATTACCTCCCTGAAAATAGTTTCAAAGCCTTACAGAAAAGGCTTTTTGTCGCTGTAACTGATATTTGTGAAGGTTGCTGGAAAATCCTGGATAGAGGGCCTTTGATTAGTAGCCTTTTAGCTTCTTCCGCCCTGCCTCCTGTCTTCAGCCCAGTTGTGATTGATGGCGTATTTTATGCAGATGGCGGGATTATGAATAATTTTCCTTTGGAGCCATTAGAAGGCCTTTGCCATAAAATTATAGGTAGTCATGCCAGCCCGATAAGGAAGGTAAGTTCGGAGTCATTGGGTAACTCCTTTAATTTGATTCAACGTTCTTACGAGTTGAATTTACATGTCCAAACTTTCCAAAAATACCATCGATGCAATTATGTTTTTTCCCCTGATGAATTGTATCCATTTGGCATGCTAAATACTGGTGAATTGGAAAAAGTGTACCAAATTGGTTATGAAAAAGCTTTGGAGCAAATGCCAGCGATAAAAATGGCCCTTGGGTACCAAGAAGGTGGTCGCATGGCTTCATAA
- a CDS encoding GNAT family N-acetyltransferase — MEKQKTTIITYDKARSAEDLRQILDLQQANLPKHISDQEQKEQGFVTVEHNFELLSSMYHVAPQIIARHEGQVIGYALVMLKSFADQIPVLIPMFEMLATLSYQNKAIDDYAYFVMGQVCVGKAYRGQGVFDGLYQAQKEHLSNTYDFVVTEVATRNTRSLRAHERLGFKTIHTFKEPQEEWAIVLWDWT, encoded by the coding sequence ATGGAAAAACAAAAAACAACTATAATCACCTACGATAAGGCACGATCGGCCGAAGACCTTAGACAAATCCTGGACCTTCAGCAAGCAAATCTCCCAAAGCATATTTCCGATCAAGAGCAAAAAGAACAAGGGTTTGTTACAGTTGAGCACAATTTTGAACTTTTATCCAGTATGTACCACGTTGCGCCACAAATCATTGCCAGGCACGAAGGTCAGGTTATAGGGTATGCCCTGGTCATGCTAAAATCTTTTGCAGATCAAATCCCTGTGCTCATCCCCATGTTTGAAATGCTAGCCACACTGAGCTATCAAAACAAAGCAATAGACGATTATGCATATTTTGTGATGGGACAAGTTTGTGTCGGAAAAGCCTATCGTGGCCAGGGTGTTTTTGATGGCCTTTATCAAGCACAAAAGGAACATTTATCCAACACCTATGATTTTGTTGTAACGGAAGTCGCCACACGCAATACTCGGTCCCTGCGCGCACACGAACGGTTAGGTTTCAAGACCATTCATACGTTTAAAGAACCACAAGAAGAATGGGCTATCGTTTTGTGGGATTGGACATAG
- a CDS encoding glycosyl hydrolase 53 family protein, whose product MRSILYLVFLFICLNIQANSQTFFFGADQSYVNEMEDCGAVYTEGGVAKDVYDIYEDHGCNLVRLRLWHTPAWYDQLNEGKRYSDLADIKKSIARAKSHHMAVLLDFHLSDNWADPSKQLVPAAWLAVVNDLPTLKDSLYNYLFATLNELAQENLLPEMVQIGNETNRGILLSPEDNQTWTLDWQRNSELFNSAIKAVRDVEDANNANIKVVIHLAGPADTTWYVDNFVANGVTDFDVIGISYYWAWHKPTTIPQTGAIIQSLKNKHPDKAVLIVETGYIWTTASADNANNIISETHPDYSPASPENQRDWLVDLAKEVIAKDGLGVIYWEPSWVSTNCRTQWGQGSHQEHATFFDFDHNLLLPGGIQWMEFDYGLVSTQQEATASRPIQIDTFGNNSLRITVEQPLKVNYRYSLADSLGRIIKAGKLQQEVTEINLQNHPKGYYSITVNGANGTVFTKKVSNF is encoded by the coding sequence ATGCGAAGCATACTTTACCTTGTTTTTTTGTTCATTTGCTTGAATATCCAAGCCAATAGCCAAACTTTTTTCTTTGGTGCAGATCAGTCTTATGTTAATGAGATGGAGGATTGCGGTGCCGTTTATACCGAAGGGGGTGTAGCCAAGGATGTCTATGATATTTACGAAGACCATGGATGCAACCTGGTGCGCCTGAGGTTATGGCATACCCCAGCCTGGTACGATCAGCTGAATGAAGGAAAACGCTACAGCGATTTGGCGGATATAAAAAAAAGTATTGCCAGAGCGAAGTCCCACCATATGGCTGTTTTATTAGATTTCCACCTATCTGATAATTGGGCAGACCCTAGCAAGCAATTGGTCCCAGCAGCATGGCTGGCCGTTGTAAATGATTTACCTACCTTAAAAGATTCCTTGTACAATTACCTGTTTGCCACCCTCAACGAGTTGGCACAAGAAAACCTGCTGCCCGAAATGGTTCAAATTGGCAATGAAACCAACCGTGGAATCCTTTTGTCGCCAGAAGACAATCAAACCTGGACCCTGGATTGGCAAAGAAATTCCGAATTATTCAATAGCGCCATTAAAGCAGTTAGAGATGTTGAGGATGCAAACAATGCCAATATTAAGGTGGTGATTCACTTGGCAGGACCAGCTGACACTACCTGGTATGTTGATAACTTTGTAGCTAATGGCGTTACGGATTTTGATGTGATAGGCATTTCCTACTACTGGGCTTGGCACAAACCTACGACCATCCCACAAACCGGCGCTATTATTCAATCGCTAAAAAATAAACATCCTGACAAAGCCGTCTTGATTGTAGAGACAGGTTATATCTGGACGACTGCATCAGCTGATAATGCTAATAATATCATTAGTGAAACGCATCCCGATTATTCCCCCGCCTCACCCGAAAACCAGCGAGATTGGTTAGTTGATTTGGCTAAAGAAGTTATTGCCAAAGACGGTTTGGGTGTCATCTATTGGGAACCTTCATGGGTGTCGACCAATTGCCGGACCCAATGGGGGCAAGGGTCTCATCAGGAACACGCGACTTTTTTTGATTTTGATCACAACCTTCTATTACCTGGAGGGATACAGTGGATGGAATTTGATTACGGCCTAGTTTCGACTCAACAGGAGGCTACTGCTTCAAGGCCCATACAGATCGACACCTTTGGCAACAATTCGTTACGCATCACCGTGGAGCAACCGCTTAAGGTGAATTATCGCTATAGCCTGGCGGATAGTCTGGGACGCATTATTAAGGCTGGAAAACTCCAGCAAGAGGTAACGGAAATAAATTTGCAAAACCACCCCAAAGGCTATTATTCCATCACTGTAAATGGAGCCAATGGGACCGTGTTTACCAAGAAGGTTTCAAACTTCTAA
- a CDS encoding cupin domain-containing protein — protein MHSSIHPDTQAIIDHYQFDRIPIEGTFYKSTYRSTKLFETGAPLGTAIIAMYSEQPLSISCFHRLPHDEIWHFYGGDPLILYLLYEDGTTAEVVMGANPLKGQQVQFVVPANTWQAGEMLPGGRYSLFGCTMAPGFIGADFEAGTAAELIKAYPDKKKEIIRLSVNGHQTRMPEGYEG, from the coding sequence ATGCACTCATCCATCCATCCTGATACCCAAGCCATTATTGATCACTATCAATTTGATCGTATACCCATAGAAGGCACTTTCTATAAAAGTACCTATCGCTCGACCAAGCTGTTTGAGACAGGAGCTCCCCTTGGAACGGCCATAATTGCTATGTATAGTGAACAACCCTTAAGTATCTCCTGTTTTCATCGTTTACCCCATGATGAAATTTGGCATTTTTACGGAGGAGATCCGTTAATTTTGTATTTATTATACGAAGATGGAACGACGGCAGAAGTAGTAATGGGGGCTAATCCGCTCAAAGGACAACAGGTACAATTTGTCGTTCCAGCCAATACCTGGCAAGCCGGAGAAATGTTGCCAGGAGGACGCTATTCCTTGTTTGGGTGCACCATGGCGCCAGGTTTTATCGGCGCAGATTTTGAAGCTGGGACAGCAGCGGAACTGATCAAGGCCTATCCCGACAAGAAAAAGGAGATCATCCGCCTTAGTGTTAATGGTCATCAGACCCGTATGCCGGAAGGGTATGAGGGCTGA
- a CDS encoding Gfo/Idh/MocA family oxidoreductase yields the protein MRVSLVGTGFIAAVHAKALKELGQELVVVVNQTHAKAETFAKDWAVARFGTDFSLALAADIDVVHICTPPTSHYQMIKAALLAGKHVVCEKPLCLNPAEAKEVMLLASEKQLIGAVLFNIRFHEACQQVKAFIASADFGTINLIHGTYLQAFHALPDAYSWRYISESAGPMRATTEIGSHWIDLARYWTGLEVAAVSANFGHFNPHRVLSEGMMYPEEREGGEKLIVDSEDAAVISLRFSNGAIGNVVLSEVSHGRSNRLHLEVTGSKQSVWWTNEVPYQWHSSEKNAGIRTQTNAFGGGFPETFKAFFESVYRDIEEGYPPIHDYPTFYDGYVNTTICAAIFESARHHSSWVSIT from the coding sequence ATGCGCGTATCCCTGGTCGGTACCGGCTTCATTGCGGCTGTCCATGCAAAGGCCCTTAAGGAATTGGGACAGGAATTAGTTGTCGTTGTCAATCAGACCCATGCCAAAGCAGAGACTTTTGCGAAAGACTGGGCGGTGGCTCGTTTTGGAACCGACTTTTCTTTGGCTTTGGCAGCAGATATCGACGTGGTTCATATTTGCACCCCGCCTACCTCGCATTACCAAATGATCAAAGCGGCTTTATTAGCAGGAAAGCATGTGGTTTGTGAAAAACCTTTGTGCCTAAATCCGGCCGAAGCAAAGGAAGTGATGCTTTTAGCCAGTGAAAAACAATTAATAGGTGCCGTCCTCTTCAATATACGTTTTCATGAGGCTTGTCAGCAGGTAAAAGCGTTTATTGCCTCAGCCGATTTTGGGACCATAAACCTCATCCATGGCACCTATTTACAAGCATTTCATGCCTTACCAGATGCCTATAGTTGGCGATATATATCGGAAAGTGCAGGCCCCATGCGCGCGACTACCGAAATTGGCTCCCATTGGATTGACCTGGCGCGGTATTGGACAGGCCTAGAAGTTGCGGCCGTTTCTGCCAACTTTGGGCATTTCAACCCCCATCGCGTTTTGTCGGAAGGTATGATGTATCCTGAAGAAAGAGAGGGGGGTGAAAAGCTGATCGTTGATTCCGAAGATGCAGCCGTTATATCTTTGCGTTTTTCCAATGGAGCGATTGGTAATGTAGTGCTTTCGGAGGTATCTCATGGAAGAAGCAATCGCTTACACCTGGAAGTGACGGGCAGCAAACAGTCTGTTTGGTGGACGAATGAGGTACCTTATCAATGGCATAGTAGTGAAAAAAATGCAGGAATTAGAACCCAAACCAATGCGTTCGGCGGGGGCTTTCCCGAAACATTTAAAGCTTTTTTCGAAAGCGTATACCGAGATATTGAAGAAGGTTATCCTCCCATTCACGATTATCCAACCTTTTATGATGGCTATGTAAATACGACTATCTGTGCCGCTATTTTTGAAAGTGCCAGGCATCATTCCAGTTGGGTATCCATTACATAA
- a CDS encoding winged helix-turn-helix domain-containing protein, whose product MKRNVEIYRIILAPILICLCVWPSHSRADSRSEQTFQVNANLAIREVAHILLQQLCDSTSNIPPVEFHKNKGYYLTFDAKLDYAQLKPVMDEVFRKRNLPLTYNLALFDCEVDGLVLLGFSAVEGESTESPTCLGRDEIANCYQIAVNFPSNPVENTLDFGWLALFPLLALLGGGYWWWQSGRQKQEASVLVNLPVKERDAVYQLGKLYFDPINQMITGVVAPQQLTFREAKLLDLFCQNKNQLLPREEILEYVWGDEGVIVGRSVDVFVSRLRKKLKPDNNIKITSVHGVGYRLEIPTLIAAKALENKGVKFLLNEN is encoded by the coding sequence ATGAAAAGGAATGTTGAAATATACCGAATAATATTAGCCCCCATACTAATCTGCCTTTGCGTTTGGCCCAGCCATAGTAGAGCCGATAGCCGCAGCGAGCAAACCTTTCAAGTAAATGCAAACCTTGCAATAAGAGAGGTGGCACATATCTTACTACAGCAACTATGCGACTCCACCTCGAATATTCCTCCGGTTGAGTTTCATAAAAACAAAGGATATTACCTGACCTTTGATGCCAAACTCGATTATGCGCAACTGAAACCCGTGATGGATGAGGTCTTCCGTAAAAGAAACCTACCCTTGACCTATAATTTAGCCCTTTTTGATTGTGAAGTCGACGGCCTTGTACTATTGGGTTTTTCAGCAGTGGAAGGGGAATCAACAGAGAGTCCCACCTGTTTAGGGCGAGACGAAATAGCCAATTGTTATCAAATTGCGGTTAATTTTCCGAGCAATCCAGTCGAAAATACCCTGGACTTCGGATGGTTGGCCCTTTTCCCTTTATTGGCATTGCTAGGTGGAGGGTATTGGTGGTGGCAAAGTGGAAGGCAAAAACAGGAGGCTTCAGTCCTGGTTAATCTCCCCGTCAAGGAACGCGATGCCGTTTATCAATTGGGCAAACTCTATTTTGACCCGATCAATCAAATGATTACAGGGGTAGTTGCCCCACAACAACTGACTTTTAGAGAGGCCAAGTTGTTGGATTTATTCTGCCAAAATAAAAACCAGCTCCTGCCCCGAGAGGAAATCCTGGAATATGTTTGGGGGGATGAAGGGGTCATCGTTGGCCGTAGCGTAGATGTCTTTGTTTCAAGACTTCGCAAAAAGCTGAAACCTGATAATAACATAAAAATAACGAGCGTACATGGTGTAGGCTACCGCCTGGAGATACCGACCCTAATTGCTGCAAAAGCGCTCGAAAATAAAGGGGTTAAGTTTTTACTTAATGAAAATTAG